Proteins from a genomic interval of Granulicella sp. L56:
- a CDS encoding IS91 family transposase, which translates to MADIIRYAGQGFIDRSRRWINGQHEKVLTAITRCRTAALGAHRDQCLACGHHAISYNSCRNRHCPKCRGNARIRWLQQREQELLPTRYVHAVFTLPRELAPLALQNKRLIYGLLFRVSAAALLEVARDPRHLGAEIGFFSVLHTWDQRLQHHPHVHCVIAAGGLAPGHTEWISSRRTFFLPVKVLGRVFRGKFIAGLKAAFQQGKLEFHGQLASLAEPRSFAAWLRVLFRHDWVVYSKRPFGGPEHALRYLGAYTHRVGIANSRLVTLSDGQVSFRWRDSAHGNKKRVMSLPVDEFLRRFLLHLLPRGFVRIRNFGFLANRQRATLLPLCFRLLGSPPDRSTQAPQQPARSVDLPKCPLCGGTMRVIERLKAAQLLSRSPPYAHRQAA; encoded by the coding sequence ATGGCCGACATCATTCGCTACGCAGGACAGGGTTTCATCGACCGCAGCCGCAGATGGATCAACGGACAGCATGAGAAGGTGCTGACTGCCATCACGCGTTGCCGCACCGCCGCTCTCGGTGCCCATCGCGATCAGTGCTTGGCCTGCGGACATCATGCCATCTCCTATAACTCGTGCCGCAATCGGCACTGCCCGAAGTGCCGGGGCAACGCCCGCATCCGCTGGCTCCAGCAGCGCGAACAGGAGTTGCTGCCCACGCGCTACGTCCATGCCGTGTTCACGTTGCCGCGCGAACTCGCTCCGCTGGCACTCCAGAACAAGCGGCTGATTTATGGCCTGCTGTTCCGCGTCAGTGCTGCTGCGCTGCTCGAAGTCGCACGCGATCCTCGACACCTTGGAGCCGAGATCGGTTTCTTCAGCGTGCTCCACACCTGGGACCAGCGATTGCAGCATCATCCGCACGTTCACTGCGTCATCGCCGCCGGCGGTCTCGCACCTGGCCACACCGAGTGGATCTCGTCACGCCGCACCTTCTTCCTTCCGGTCAAGGTGCTCGGACGTGTCTTCCGCGGCAAGTTCATCGCCGGTCTCAAGGCCGCGTTCCAACAAGGCAAGCTCGAGTTCCACGGTCAACTTGCATCGCTCGCCGAGCCACGCAGCTTCGCTGCCTGGCTCAGAGTCCTGTTCCGTCACGACTGGGTTGTCTACTCCAAGCGACCGTTCGGCGGACCGGAACATGCCCTGCGCTATCTGGGCGCTTACACCCATCGTGTCGGCATCGCCAACAGCAGGCTGGTCACCCTCTCCGACGGCCAGGTCAGCTTCCGCTGGCGAGACTCCGCCCACGGCAACAAGAAGCGCGTCATGAGCCTGCCGGTCGACGAGTTCCTTCGCCGCTTCCTTCTGCACCTGCTGCCACGCGGCTTCGTGCGCATCCGCAATTTCGGTTTCCTTGCTAACCGCCAACGTGCCACACTGCTGCCGCTCTGCTTCAGGCTGCTTGGCAGTCCACCCGATCGATCAACCCAGGCTCCTCAACAACCTGCCCGGTCGGTAGACCTTCCCAAGTGCCCGCTCTGCGGTGGAACGATGCGCGTCATCGAACGGCTCAAAGCCGCGCAACTGCTGTCTCGCTCTCCACCCTACGCACACAGACAAGCCGCATGA
- the glgA gene encoding glycogen synthase GlgA, which yields MHIVFAASECAPWAKTGGLADVVSALPRTLVKLGHKVSVFIPYYRQVAKAVPRAAVVLHSVTIPYPSYNRFVRVLDGGVTEGVQMYFVDCPEFFDRESFYSTPSGDYPDNAERFGLLSRAVIEASKVLGIPDVFHVHDWQTAMLAVLLRSTYYFDPVLRHVPALLTIHNAGYQGWFPPRTMETLLLPWDMFTFEKLEQDDKVNFLKGGIVYSDAVTTVSRTYAEEIKTPEFGNGLEGVLQQRSGDLFGILNGVDYEEWDPAIDPNIAGHYTADDLAGKKECRRDLLHAFGLRDVGDETAVIGVVSRFATQKGFDFIVEIMDKLVEEDMVLVMLGNGEEYYERLLTEMAERYPSKVRVQVKYDNVIAHKVEAGSDMFLMPSRYEPCGLNQIYSLKYGTVPVVRATGGLEDTIDEQPDGGGNGFKFWGYSADALLDALQRALTVFRDKDAWTKMMQRGMAQDFAWDKPAQEYLRIYERIIQNRS from the coding sequence ATGCATATCGTATTTGCAGCATCGGAGTGCGCTCCCTGGGCGAAGACTGGCGGACTTGCAGACGTGGTGAGCGCGTTGCCACGTACCCTGGTGAAGCTGGGCCACAAAGTCAGCGTGTTTATTCCGTACTACCGGCAGGTGGCGAAGGCCGTGCCGCGCGCTGCGGTGGTTCTGCACAGCGTGACCATTCCGTATCCGTCGTACAACCGCTTTGTCCGCGTTCTCGATGGGGGAGTGACGGAGGGCGTGCAGATGTACTTTGTCGACTGCCCGGAGTTTTTCGATCGCGAGAGTTTTTATTCGACTCCCTCGGGCGACTATCCAGATAATGCCGAGCGGTTTGGACTTTTGAGCCGCGCTGTGATCGAGGCATCGAAGGTGTTGGGCATCCCGGACGTCTTCCATGTGCACGACTGGCAGACGGCGATGCTGGCGGTGCTGCTGCGCTCGACCTATTATTTCGATCCGGTGCTGCGGCATGTTCCCGCATTGCTGACCATTCATAATGCGGGCTATCAGGGTTGGTTTCCGCCGCGGACGATGGAGACGCTGCTGCTGCCGTGGGATATGTTCACCTTCGAAAAGCTTGAGCAGGACGACAAGGTCAATTTTCTAAAAGGTGGCATCGTTTATTCTGACGCCGTGACGACAGTCAGCCGCACGTATGCGGAAGAGATTAAGACGCCGGAGTTCGGCAACGGACTGGAGGGTGTTTTACAGCAACGGAGTGGCGATCTCTTTGGCATTCTCAACGGAGTCGACTATGAAGAGTGGGACCCTGCTATCGATCCGAACATCGCTGGTCACTACACTGCCGACGATCTGGCAGGGAAGAAAGAGTGCAGGCGTGACCTGCTCCATGCCTTTGGACTGCGGGACGTAGGAGATGAGACTGCCGTGATTGGAGTGGTCTCGCGCTTTGCTACGCAGAAAGGCTTCGACTTTATCGTCGAAATCATGGACAAGCTAGTAGAGGAAGATATGGTTCTGGTGATGCTTGGCAACGGCGAAGAGTATTACGAGCGTCTGCTGACTGAGATGGCAGAGCGCTACCCTTCCAAGGTGCGGGTGCAGGTGAAGTACGACAATGTCATCGCTCACAAAGTGGAGGCGGGTTCAGACATGTTCCTGATGCCTTCGCGCTACGAGCCTTGCGGGCTGAACCAGATTTATAGCCTGAAGTACGGCACGGTTCCTGTCGTCCGCGCCACGGGTGGACTCGAAGACACAATCGACGAACAGCCGGATGGCGGAGGCAATGGCTTCAAGTTCTGGGGGTATAGCGCCGATGCGTTGCTGGACGCTCTGCAACGAGCTTTGACAGTCTTTCGCGACAAGGATGCATGGACAAAAATGATGCAGCGCGGAATGGCGCAGGACTTCGCCTGGGACAAACCGGCCCAGGAGTATCTCCGGATTTATGAGCGGATCATCCAAAATCGAAGCTAG
- a CDS encoding IS630 family transposase, which produces MAGGSGTGSAAEKKSLPAVERDTEENRKRREVFLGRLRSIAPEQLIFLDESGVSTQMTRRYARAPRGVRVHETTPEGNWKIFTILGAMSLNGMIATMTIEAATDAEIFLAYLDHVLCPALRPGDVVVMDNLSSHKVTGVRERIAAVGAEVLYLPPYSPDLNPNEKAWAKLKHLLRTAKARTAEALEQAIADLLPYIRPQDAHAGFRLPFNAL; this is translated from the coding sequence GTGGCGGGTGGTTCGGGAACTGGGTCTGCGGCTGAAAAAAAGTCGCTCCCCGCCGTCGAGCGCGACACCGAAGAGAACCGCAAGCGGCGCGAAGTCTTCCTCGGCCGGCTCCGGTCGATCGCGCCGGAACAGTTGATCTTCCTCGATGAAAGCGGCGTCTCAACCCAGATGACCCGGCGCTATGCGCGAGCGCCGCGCGGTGTTCGCGTGCATGAAACCACGCCAGAGGGAAACTGGAAGATTTTTACCATCCTCGGTGCGATGAGCCTCAACGGCATGATCGCCACCATGACCATCGAGGCGGCCACTGACGCCGAGATCTTCCTTGCTTACCTCGACCATGTTCTCTGCCCCGCACTCAGACCAGGCGATGTGGTGGTCATGGACAACCTCAGTTCGCATAAGGTAACCGGTGTTCGCGAACGAATCGCAGCCGTCGGAGCCGAAGTGCTCTACTTGCCGCCCTACTCACCCGACCTCAACCCGAATGAGAAAGCATGGGCCAAACTCAAACATCTGCTCCGCACCGCCAAAGCAAGAACAGCGGAGGCGCTCGAACAAGCCATCGCCGACCTTCTTCCATACATCCGGCCACAAGACGCTCATGCCGGGTTCAGGCTCCCCTTCAATGCTCTATAG
- a CDS encoding site-specific integrase, whose amino-acid sequence MPRKDEKKVRGVWEREPGSKIYWIRYRVDGVLKREKVGTKKAAGDLLIKRKNEIREGIKMPENMRHTSIRFKTLCDDILVFSKKHHRDFRSVEIRVKKIVEAFGETPVDKIKPADIDAWLTRATKTPATSNRYRALFSLIFREALRNGKVASNPARLVRQRAENNGRIRFLTEAEETKLRDAIRERFPEHEAELSISLGTGMRLSEQYTLAWKNIDFERREINLDRTKNGSPRMIPMNDAVMKAMEEFARRSKSTSRDALVFPIKNPKDWFKPAMEDAKIVNYRWHDNRHTFCSRLAMRGENLKVIQQLAGHKTIQMSARYAHLGEKSLHAAVSGL is encoded by the coding sequence ATGCCGAGAAAAGACGAGAAGAAGGTACGAGGCGTCTGGGAACGTGAACCTGGAAGCAAGATCTACTGGATTCGTTATCGGGTCGATGGAGTTCTGAAGCGCGAGAAGGTTGGAACCAAGAAAGCCGCTGGCGATCTCCTTATCAAACGTAAGAACGAAATCCGAGAAGGAATCAAGATGCCGGAGAACATGCGGCATACTTCGATCCGTTTCAAGACGCTCTGTGACGACATCCTCGTCTTCAGCAAAAAGCATCATCGCGACTTCCGAAGCGTAGAGATCAGAGTCAAGAAGATTGTGGAGGCCTTCGGCGAAACACCAGTCGACAAGATCAAGCCTGCCGACATCGACGCCTGGCTCACACGCGCCACAAAGACACCTGCGACTTCAAACCGCTACCGCGCATTGTTCTCGCTCATCTTTCGAGAGGCTCTTCGAAATGGCAAGGTCGCCAGCAACCCGGCCCGGCTTGTTCGCCAACGAGCCGAAAATAACGGCCGTATTCGATTCCTCACGGAGGCCGAGGAAACAAAGCTCCGCGATGCCATCCGAGAACGATTCCCTGAACATGAGGCGGAACTAAGCATCTCGCTTGGCACGGGGATGCGGCTCTCGGAGCAGTACACGCTCGCATGGAAGAACATCGACTTTGAGCGTCGCGAGATCAATCTTGATCGAACGAAAAATGGCTCTCCGCGCATGATTCCCATGAATGATGCAGTCATGAAGGCGATGGAGGAGTTCGCTCGCCGATCGAAGTCCACGAGCCGGGATGCTCTGGTGTTCCCGATTAAGAATCCGAAGGACTGGTTCAAGCCCGCGATGGAGGATGCCAAGATCGTGAACTACCGATGGCACGACAACCGGCACACGTTCTGCTCTCGCTTAGCGATGCGCGGCGAAAATCTGAAGGTAATTCAACAGCTCGCAGGACACAAGACGATCCAAATGAGCGCGAGATACGCGCATCTGGGCGAGAAGTCTCTTCATGCGGCCGTTAGTGGCTTGTGA
- a CDS encoding FecR family protein, translating into MDKRRRYMGWVVMVAAFCLLFAGGMAEARADNPQVRAARLSFLQGTVNIDHIDNTGSDPAQVNMPLPQGVRVSTGQDGQAEIEFEDGSVVRLTPNTSLELTTLTADANGNLTTGLTLANGLMYAELRAAQKFAYSINAGGVQISPVADATVRIDMDKPPAVVSVLDGTAQVDGGSASGEGYKTNLNSGETLTGDAADAGRYQLTQQISPSSWDKWNDDRDTAAASETADQTDVRGGYAGEAGYGWSDLDANGSWYNVPGQGEVWQPNVAMDASFDPYGYGSWVWYPGSGYVWASGYDWGWTPYRCGNWSYWDDFGWGWQPGIGCGGFGGWGFGGGGYAINIVNFPRNYRIRSIPVHAPGRAHPIHVGHPIENPVHVRPVQGMRTIAGRMVEPIRPVQGASAAFRGTTRPVGASLRRDFPVNGASVRSGSGNGAAPERGTPAMGMRPGEIQRPQPSGEQRSVRPQQEMRQGTPQQQGRPAEPHYVQPQQPRYTQPSQPHYAPQPHYAPPPQQPHYSSPSPAPASHSAPSAPAASHK; encoded by the coding sequence ATGGACAAGCGTAGACGGTACATGGGCTGGGTGGTAATGGTGGCGGCGTTCTGCCTGCTGTTTGCGGGAGGTATGGCAGAGGCCCGAGCGGACAATCCTCAGGTCCGCGCGGCCAGGCTGAGCTTCCTGCAGGGCACCGTCAATATCGACCATATCGACAACACGGGCAGCGATCCGGCACAGGTCAATATGCCGCTGCCGCAAGGCGTAAGGGTATCGACGGGCCAGGATGGGCAGGCCGAGATCGAGTTCGAAGACGGCAGCGTGGTGCGCCTGACGCCGAATACCTCGCTGGAACTGACGACGCTGACCGCGGATGCGAACGGTAATCTGACCACCGGCCTTACCTTGGCGAATGGGCTGATGTACGCCGAACTGCGCGCAGCGCAGAAATTCGCCTACAGCATCAACGCGGGTGGAGTACAGATTTCGCCGGTCGCGGACGCGACGGTTCGCATCGACATGGATAAACCGCCGGCGGTGGTATCGGTGCTGGACGGAACGGCGCAGGTGGACGGTGGTTCGGCGAGTGGAGAAGGCTATAAGACGAATCTGAACTCAGGTGAGACCTTGACCGGAGATGCCGCCGACGCTGGACGCTACCAGTTGACGCAACAGATTTCGCCAAGCTCTTGGGACAAGTGGAACGATGACCGCGACACCGCCGCAGCGAGTGAAACGGCGGACCAGACCGATGTGCGCGGCGGCTATGCGGGCGAGGCTGGCTATGGCTGGTCCGATCTGGATGCGAATGGAAGTTGGTACAACGTTCCCGGTCAGGGCGAGGTATGGCAGCCGAATGTAGCGATGGACGCCAGCTTTGACCCTTATGGCTACGGGAGTTGGGTGTGGTATCCGGGCAGCGGCTATGTGTGGGCTTCTGGCTATGACTGGGGATGGACGCCGTATCGCTGCGGCAATTGGTCGTACTGGGATGATTTTGGATGGGGATGGCAGCCGGGAATCGGTTGCGGCGGCTTTGGCGGCTGGGGCTTCGGCGGCGGAGGCTATGCGATCAACATCGTGAACTTCCCGCGAAACTATCGCATCCGGTCTATACCGGTGCATGCTCCGGGCAGAGCGCACCCGATCCATGTGGGCCACCCGATCGAGAACCCGGTGCATGTGCGTCCGGTACAGGGGATGCGGACCATTGCAGGACGTATGGTGGAGCCGATACGTCCGGTTCAAGGTGCTTCGGCAGCTTTCAGAGGAACAACGCGTCCGGTTGGCGCATCGTTACGGCGAGACTTTCCGGTGAACGGAGCGAGTGTTCGCTCTGGGTCGGGCAACGGCGCTGCGCCTGAGAGGGGAACCCCAGCGATGGGAATGAGACCGGGAGAAATACAGCGGCCTCAGCCGTCGGGAGAGCAGCGCTCGGTTCGCCCGCAGCAGGAGATGAGGCAGGGGACACCGCAGCAGCAGGGGCGTCCGGCAGAGCCGCATTATGTCCAGCCGCAGCAGCCTCGGTACACGCAGCCTTCGCAGCCGCACTATGCTCCTCAGCCTCATTACGCTCCACCGCCTCAGCAGCCGCACTATTCTTCTCCGTCACCTGCTCCGGCTTCGCATTCGGCACCGAGTGCTCCGGCAGCTTCGCATAAATAG
- the rsmA gene encoding 16S rRNA (adenine(1518)-N(6)/adenine(1519)-N(6))-dimethyltransferase RsmA has translation MHMKRKPKFGQNFLIDDTARHAIVDALGDLRNRTVIEIGPGHGSITEILADRCHRLIALELDPALAAELTFRFRNQPQVQIIQVDVLKADLRALLPEGETADVIGNLPYYITSDILLKLFAAGSAGIIARAVVMMQREVADRVSAAPGVRDYGLLSATAQMNAQVEHLFTLPPSAFSPPPDVYSTVLRLHFAPRFAELGVDAPGFDAFLKQTFAQKRKTLQNNLRAAGYSTEQLATAWPASIPPLSRAEALPLESLAQLYKTLSQMKTH, from the coding sequence ATGCACATGAAACGTAAACCAAAATTCGGCCAGAATTTCCTCATCGACGACACCGCCCGCCATGCTATCGTCGATGCCCTCGGCGATCTCCGCAACCGCACGGTCATCGAAATCGGCCCCGGCCACGGCTCCATCACCGAGATCCTCGCGGACCGCTGCCACCGTCTCATCGCGCTCGAGCTGGACCCTGCTCTCGCTGCCGAATTGACCTTCCGCTTCCGCAATCAGCCACAGGTGCAGATCATCCAGGTCGATGTCCTCAAAGCCGACCTCCGCGCTCTCCTCCCCGAAGGCGAGACGGCGGACGTCATCGGAAACCTGCCCTACTACATCACCTCCGACATCCTGTTGAAGCTCTTCGCCGCGGGCAGCGCGGGCATCATCGCCCGAGCCGTTGTCATGATGCAGCGAGAGGTCGCCGACCGCGTCTCCGCCGCACCGGGAGTCCGGGACTACGGCCTGCTCTCCGCCACGGCGCAGATGAACGCGCAGGTAGAACACCTCTTCACGCTGCCGCCCTCAGCCTTCTCGCCGCCGCCCGACGTCTACTCCACGGTGCTGCGCCTTCACTTCGCGCCGCGTTTTGCCGAGTTGGGTGTCGATGCTCCGGGCTTCGATGCCTTCCTGAAGCAGACCTTCGCGCAGAAGCGCAAGACGCTGCAGAACAATCTCCGTGCCGCCGGATACTCTACCGAACAGCTCGCCACAGCATGGCCAGCCAGTATTCCTCCGCTGTCACGCGCAGAGGCGCTGCCGCTGGAGTCACTGGCCCAGCTCTATAAGACGCTGTCACAGATGAAAACTCACTAG
- a CDS encoding site-specific integrase, producing MTHLRQIMLEELERRNYAPSTIRAYIRTVEHYSQHFHCPPDQLGLDHIREYQAAMFRTWKLAPNTVTQRLAALRFLYIQVLKRGWSAAETPYPKKVLHLPEILSQQEVARLIDATETPFQRVLVMTLYATGARRAEVARLKVADIDSQRMVVHIRGGKGRKDRDVMLSPALLEALRNYWRGLRHKPSEWLFPGNRWHTSSRPVTTKVLWTACQQAALRAGLEHKHIHPHTLRHCFATHLLEAGADLRTIQVLLGHRDLEETTIYLHLSKKHLSATASPLDMLQLGTSGEAIRSV from the coding sequence GTGACCCATCTACGTCAGATCATGCTGGAAGAGTTGGAGCGCCGCAACTACGCTCCGTCCACGATTCGCGCTTACATCCGCACCGTCGAGCACTACTCGCAGCACTTTCATTGTCCACCCGATCAGCTCGGCTTGGATCACATCCGGGAGTATCAGGCAGCCATGTTCCGTACCTGGAAGCTTGCTCCCAACACGGTCACGCAACGGCTGGCTGCATTGCGCTTTCTCTACATCCAGGTACTAAAGCGAGGTTGGAGCGCCGCCGAGACGCCCTATCCGAAGAAGGTGCTGCACCTTCCGGAGATCCTTAGCCAGCAGGAAGTTGCTCGCCTGATCGATGCGACCGAGACCCCGTTCCAACGCGTTCTCGTCATGACGCTCTATGCCACAGGAGCGCGACGGGCAGAGGTGGCTCGACTGAAGGTGGCCGACATCGACAGCCAGCGGATGGTGGTTCACATTCGCGGAGGCAAGGGACGCAAGGACCGCGACGTCATGCTGAGTCCGGCGCTGCTCGAAGCGTTGCGCAACTACTGGCGCGGGCTTCGCCACAAGCCGAGCGAGTGGCTGTTTCCCGGCAACCGGTGGCATACATCGAGCCGCCCAGTAACGACCAAGGTGCTCTGGACCGCGTGCCAGCAGGCCGCGCTCCGCGCCGGCCTCGAGCATAAGCACATCCACCCGCATACCCTGCGCCACTGCTTCGCGACGCACCTGCTGGAAGCCGGCGCCGACCTACGCACCATCCAGGTCCTGCTCGGGCATCGCGATCTTGAAGAGACCACCATCTACCTGCACCTCTCGAAGAAGCATTTGAGCGCGACCGCAAGTCCCCTCGACATGCTTCAGCTTGGAACATCAGGAGAAGCCATACGCAGCGTCTAA
- the ruvC gene encoding crossover junction endodeoxyribonuclease RuvC produces MRVFGIDCGTQFTGYGVVEVDCDARMPRLVHLAAGTIRLNKKEKTPLRLAQVYSELTGLIALHQPEIVAIEEVFFSANAKSALKLGQVRGVAMLAAATCGLPVAEYAPLSIKSSVVGYGLAAKEQVQFMVKRLLEIDYELDSADAADALAIAICHIHTAQTLLLQGVRR; encoded by the coding sequence ATGCGGGTGTTTGGGATCGATTGCGGCACGCAGTTTACCGGCTATGGCGTGGTAGAGGTGGACTGCGACGCTCGGATGCCCAGGTTGGTTCACCTTGCCGCTGGAACCATTCGGCTGAACAAGAAAGAGAAGACCCCGCTACGGCTGGCGCAGGTCTATAGCGAACTGACAGGGCTGATAGCTCTACATCAACCTGAGATCGTCGCCATCGAAGAGGTGTTCTTCTCCGCTAATGCGAAGTCGGCGCTGAAGCTGGGGCAGGTGAGGGGAGTGGCCATGCTGGCCGCCGCGACCTGCGGTCTTCCGGTGGCCGAGTACGCTCCGCTGTCGATTAAAAGCTCCGTCGTCGGCTATGGGCTGGCGGCGAAAGAGCAGGTGCAGTTCATGGTGAAACGGCTGCTTGAGATCGACTACGAGCTCGATTCTGCGGATGCTGCCGACGCGCTGGCGATTGCGATCTGTCACATCCATACGGCACAGACGCTGCTGCTGCAGGGAGTGCGTCGATGA
- a CDS encoding helix-turn-helix domain-containing protein — protein sequence MSAIMLVMGRTTPSLLPRVSRLLGDFGVRLKLARLRRKYSAEIVAQRAGISLRTFSKAERGDPAVALGVYVRIMQALRLEGDFTLLAKDDELGRKLQDAGIVAKLRAPKRSQ from the coding sequence ATGTCCGCGATAATGCTTGTTATGGGAAGAACGACACCATCACTCCTTCCGAGAGTCTCCCGCTTGCTCGGCGATTTCGGAGTTCGTCTAAAGCTTGCACGCCTTCGACGTAAATACTCAGCGGAGATTGTTGCGCAACGCGCAGGAATCAGTCTGCGCACTTTTTCTAAAGCTGAGCGGGGAGACCCCGCCGTTGCGTTGGGAGTCTATGTTCGGATCATGCAAGCATTGCGATTGGAAGGGGATTTCACACTTCTGGCAAAGGACGACGAACTTGGTCGAAAGCTACAGGACGCGGGAATCGTCGCCAAACTGAGGGCACCCAAACGATCTCAGTAG
- a CDS encoding CHAT domain-containing protein: protein MAKTKKITRPMLQKAIQRIGGSMERAAIPKPEVIKRASRRKEPRWRLDDVYTAGTILYVVVLDKEHAGEFTFFQGFSDNALSAAGTLRHICELPAHSEELFQERADTARARMGGRSGYAILLLDEEFLAEFPALPGFVCVISNKDNRERVAAAIGARNDPHWRHVTTMEAPTTESKLWELDRGYFHDWAKEVVKGHMAQTQQADLQDGDFKPVVLRETSVLSLASRGHNIVTPTESVFLSLGYSFDLPDDRLAGHEDEAFASALVTQANALETQLSELTESSERPQGVPSVIVTVPSVFRHLKPKIAEKMTEKELRRVLKAVLRQAQYIAYRATPEELKLIMESPVAQSVMAMRAKELYLYTAALTVSACSLCCPVLRLPPQVDRVRDLLLGLAILSRKGNATQRRRNQIAIRIGDSLRSSIPTVLLTKLDTYADRGVKLIGDVPLELLSIGGLPLSLRCSVSRLPTLPGNLMMRHSLMRKPSFLHPKDFHDVLVVRSFAPDDPIRNLLEVSIKVCLPAGSKVRVKFVDVSTEEEFAQAFNNFDGKIAIFDGHGTQSPEDAQGVLSVGSVKINPFQFYGKVRLPAIVLLSACETHSLGGIESSVASALLFMGAWSVLGTLAPVDARASAMLIARFLFRLEAFLPALPGAMNWTEVVTGMLRMSYATDLLFKFEELHGMRPGSLRDVQMTANMAITMNDPAWFEKLLEGIAKKTNEPLAKVTERWRDTCYFTETLRHVHLGSPEHIFVGPE, encoded by the coding sequence ATGGCAAAAACCAAGAAGATAACGCGACCAATGCTGCAAAAAGCGATTCAACGGATCGGAGGCAGCATGGAACGGGCTGCCATCCCGAAGCCGGAGGTGATCAAGAGAGCGTCCAGACGCAAGGAGCCCCGGTGGCGGCTTGACGATGTCTACACGGCTGGAACGATTCTGTATGTGGTTGTCTTGGATAAAGAGCACGCAGGAGAGTTCACGTTCTTCCAGGGTTTTAGCGACAACGCGCTGAGCGCCGCGGGAACCCTCCGGCACATCTGCGAACTGCCCGCACACAGCGAAGAGTTGTTCCAGGAGCGAGCGGATACCGCGCGGGCACGCATGGGTGGACGATCCGGGTATGCGATTCTTCTTCTCGACGAGGAGTTCCTAGCGGAGTTTCCGGCTCTTCCTGGCTTTGTGTGTGTGATCTCCAACAAAGACAATCGCGAGCGTGTTGCCGCTGCGATTGGGGCCCGCAATGATCCCCATTGGCGGCACGTCACTACGATGGAAGCGCCCACGACGGAATCGAAACTTTGGGAACTGGACCGGGGGTACTTTCATGACTGGGCCAAGGAGGTGGTGAAGGGGCACATGGCGCAAACGCAGCAGGCAGACCTGCAGGATGGTGATTTCAAGCCGGTTGTCCTTCGCGAGACGAGTGTTCTTTCGCTGGCAAGTCGTGGGCACAACATTGTGACGCCAACCGAGAGCGTGTTCCTTTCGCTTGGTTACTCCTTCGATCTACCAGATGACAGACTCGCCGGTCACGAGGACGAAGCCTTCGCGAGCGCTCTCGTGACGCAGGCCAATGCGTTAGAGACCCAGTTAAGCGAACTCACGGAGAGCTCAGAGAGGCCACAGGGCGTACCAAGCGTCATCGTTACCGTCCCCTCGGTCTTTCGTCATTTGAAGCCGAAGATCGCCGAGAAGATGACGGAAAAGGAGTTGCGCCGCGTCTTGAAGGCGGTGTTGCGCCAGGCTCAGTACATCGCGTATCGGGCAACCCCAGAAGAATTGAAACTGATCATGGAATCTCCTGTGGCGCAGTCGGTCATGGCAATGCGAGCGAAAGAGCTTTATCTATACACAGCGGCGCTGACTGTTTCCGCGTGCAGTCTGTGCTGCCCCGTCTTGCGCCTTCCACCGCAGGTAGACCGGGTGCGCGACCTGCTGCTTGGGCTCGCCATCCTGTCGCGGAAAGGCAACGCGACGCAGAGGCGCCGGAACCAGATCGCGATTCGAATCGGAGATTCGCTCCGGTCATCGATTCCGACTGTCCTCCTGACCAAGCTCGATACGTATGCGGATAGGGGCGTGAAGCTGATTGGCGACGTTCCACTGGAGCTGCTTTCCATCGGTGGGCTTCCGTTGTCGCTGAGGTGCAGTGTGTCGCGCCTCCCGACACTTCCCGGCAACCTGATGATGCGTCACTCGCTAATGCGAAAGCCATCGTTTCTGCATCCCAAAGATTTCCACGATGTTCTGGTGGTCCGCTCGTTCGCTCCTGACGATCCAATCCGGAATCTTCTGGAGGTCTCGATCAAGGTCTGCCTCCCGGCCGGCAGCAAGGTGAGGGTGAAGTTCGTCGATGTCTCCACAGAAGAAGAGTTCGCGCAAGCTTTCAATAACTTCGACGGAAAGATCGCTATCTTCGACGGCCATGGAACGCAGTCTCCGGAAGATGCGCAGGGAGTGCTGTCGGTCGGCTCGGTGAAGATCAATCCCTTCCAGTTCTACGGAAAGGTGAGGTTGCCCGCAATCGTGCTTCTGAGCGCCTGCGAGACGCATTCGCTCGGGGGCATTGAATCCAGCGTGGCAAGTGCCCTACTGTTTATGGGCGCGTGGTCTGTACTTGGTACGCTGGCACCTGTCGATGCCCGGGCGTCCGCGATGCTCATCGCGAGATTCCTGTTTCGCCTCGAAGCCTTCTTGCCTGCTCTTCCGGGCGCGATGAACTGGACGGAGGTCGTGACGGGCATGCTACGGATGAGCTATGCGACGGACCTTCTGTTCAAATTTGAAGAGCTGCACGGTATGAGGCCCGGGAGCCTGCGGGACGTGCAAATGACCGCGAACATGGCAATTACCATGAACGATCCGGCGTGGTTTGAGAAACTGCTGGAAGGGATCGCGAAGAAGACAAACGAACCGTTGGCGAAAGTCACCGAGCGATGGCGAGACACCTGTTATTTCACAGAGACGCTTCGCCATGTGCATTTGGGGAGCCCGGAACATATCTTTGTTGGTCCCGAATGA